From the genome of Oenanthe melanoleuca isolate GR-GAL-2019-014 unplaced genomic scaffold, OMel1.0 S002, whole genome shotgun sequence, one region includes:
- the PRMT5 gene encoding protein arginine N-methyltransferase 5 has product METGTLIVGKLSPWIRPDSPLEHVRKNSTEALCQELDFGAYLGLAAHLLPLRGPHNPNLARGLSAHLHSGHHATQVLVCTGLYWFILGGGKTGKIGEKMVKIERKMGEIWG; this is encoded by the exons atGGAG ACTGGAACTCTGATTGTTGGGAAATTGTCGCCCTGGATCCGGCCGGACTCGCCCCTGGAGCACGTCAGGAAAAATTCCACTGAG gccctgtgccaggagctggattttggggcttaCCTGGGCCTGGCCGCTCACCTGCTGCCCCTCAGGGGCCCCCACAACCCCAACCTGGCCCGGGGGCTGAGTGCCCACCTGCACAGCGGCCACCACGCCACGCAggtactggtttgtactggtttgtactggtttatactgggagggGGAAAAACGGGGAAAATCGGtgaaaaaatggtgaaaattgagcgaaaaatgggggaaatatGGGGgtaa